From the genome of Helicoverpa zea isolate HzStark_Cry1AcR chromosome 1, ilHelZeax1.1, whole genome shotgun sequence, one region includes:
- the LOC124633668 gene encoding uncharacterized protein LOC124633668, with protein sequence MAAATAPRKTVSIYDYPEHLNPFHEEDNHNKIRFWTLGRRLNRSNSISFSGLKDLKNSWAFRSFMKKGKKGQQSSSERSSTTQLNGETSPIIYRRALQYSTASTAGARSTVGSPERGDRYVYGGSITPLPRSRFQERLRSTSHHEVQSLSATPRLARSEVSGSRLSVESTNPFDEDGPVPPVRASRRKKKRAPLPPGPVFTTPESADTTVSSVTSEVHTTETENKVLNNTEGDLELEDMNLNIELKIVEDEDVNSTNQETVETKQTISNNDNNNEVVDVTVSTEVESKLQNGQTENQTESKDNEVTLRNSSSEEDILSSAAFHKIDIVTYRRNSSVNEDDIRLRRGNLEDFHSLSNKRSKSLTNALDTTYTTYDINLNEDTIHMDTNGNDAPQKVVCKLYDDSQTKKSIETISSTEKEFQEIDRATRELEREINKLNSALNEDDIPSVEARLSVSEIKRRFDKNGATSPNPIPKPRRSHYGGGSSTP encoded by the exons ATGGCTGCGGCAACTGCTCCTCGTAAGACAGTTTCCATCTACGACTACCCGGAACATTTGAACCCCTTCCATGAAGAGGACAATCACAACAAGATTCGATTCTGGACCCTCGGCAGGCGGCTCAATCGATCCAACAGCATCAGCTTCTCCGGACTGAAGGACCTTAAGAATTCATG GGCCTTCCGATCGTTTATGAAGAAAGGAAAGAAGGGGCAACAGTCATCTTCAGAAAGATCCAGCACCACTCAATTAAATGGAGAGACCTCACCTATAATCTACCGAAGAGCATTGCAAT ATTCGACAGCATCAACGGCAGGCGCGCGCAGCACGGTGGGATCCCCGGAGAGAGGCGACCGCTATGTGTACGGCGGCTCCATCACCCCGCTGCCTCGCTCTCGGTTTCAAGAACGACTGCGCAGCACCAGCCATCATGAGGTCCAATCCTTAAG TGCAACCCCTCGCCTGGCCCGCAGCGAAGTGTCAGGATCCCGACTGAGCGTGGAAAGTACCAACCCCTTCGATGAAGACGGGCCGGTGCCCCCAGTACGCGCTTCTAGGCGTAAGAAAAAACGAGCGCCCTTACCGCCAGGACCCGTCTTCACCACGCCCGAGTCTGCCGATACCACG gTTTCTAGCGTCACTTCTGAAGTACATACAACTGAAACCGAAAACAAAGTATTGAACAACACTGAAGGTGATTTAGAACTTGAAGACATGAACCTAAATATTGAGCTAAAAATAGTTGAAGATGAAGATGTTAATAGCACGAACCAGGAAACTGTAGaaaccaaacaaacaatttctaATAACGATAACAATAATGAAGTTGTTGACGTCACGGTTAGTACTGAGGTAGAAAGTAAACTGCAAAACGGACAAACTGAAAACCAAACTGAATCCAAAGACAACGAAGTGACACTTAGAAATAGTTCCTCGGAAGAGGATATCCTGAGCTCAGCCGCATTCCATAAGATAGACATTGTAACCTACAGACGCAATTCTAGCGTTAATGAAGACGACATACGATTAAGACGCGGCAATTTAGAGGATTTCCACTCATTATCTAATAAGAGAAGCAAGAGCCTTACTAATGCCCTAGACACGACATACACAACTTACGACATAAACTTAAACGAGGACACAATACACATGGACACTAATGGAAACGACGCGCCACAGAAGGTTGTTTGTAAACTTTATGACGACTCCCAAACCAAAAAGAGCATAGAAACAATTTCAAGTACAGAAAAGGAATTTCAAGAAATTGATAGAGCTACTAGAGAGCTCGAGAGAGAAATTAATAAACTAAACTCTGCTTTAAATGAAGACGATATTCCATCTGTAGAAGCACGTCTATCTGTGTCTGAAATCAAAAGGAGGTTTGATAAGAATGGTGCAACGTCACCAAACCCCATACCAAAGCCTAGGAGGAGTCACTACGGTGGAGGCTCAAGTACTCCATGA